In Niveispirillum cyanobacteriorum, the following proteins share a genomic window:
- the dgcA gene encoding N-acetyl-D-Glu racemase DgcA, translated as MPFPPAPPVRLTVRQERFPIRGTFRISRGAKTEAVVLVAELTDGDGHVGRGECVPYARYGESVEGVEAAINGMAEAFARGLSRRALAHVLPPGAARNALDCALWDLEARRTGRPAWELAGLAPLEPVVTAFTLSIDTPDAMAAAASSMTRPLLKLKLAGDGIDLDRVAAVRAAAPASRLIVDANEGWKPDDLATLPDAFARLGVEMIEQPLPAGADQALDGFKGPIRIGADESAHGLDGLEELARRYQVVNIKLDKTGGLTEGLAVKARAQALGLDVMVGCMVATSLSMAPALLLAQGADYVDLDGPLLLARDREPGLIYDGALVHPGAAGVWG; from the coding sequence ATGCCCTTTCCGCCCGCCCCGCCTGTCCGCCTGACCGTCCGGCAGGAACGGTTCCCTATCCGCGGCACCTTCCGCATTTCGCGCGGTGCCAAGACGGAGGCAGTGGTGCTGGTGGCCGAACTGACGGATGGCGACGGCCATGTCGGGCGCGGCGAATGCGTGCCTTATGCCCGCTATGGTGAAAGCGTGGAGGGGGTGGAGGCCGCGATCAACGGTATGGCCGAGGCCTTCGCACGGGGGCTGAGCCGCCGGGCGCTGGCCCATGTTCTGCCGCCGGGTGCCGCCCGCAATGCCCTGGATTGTGCGCTCTGGGACCTGGAGGCACGGCGTACGGGGCGGCCCGCCTGGGAACTGGCCGGTCTGGCCCCGCTGGAACCGGTGGTCACCGCCTTCACCCTGTCCATCGACACGCCGGATGCCATGGCCGCCGCCGCCAGCAGCATGACCCGTCCGCTCTTGAAGCTCAAACTGGCCGGCGACGGGATTGACCTGGATCGTGTCGCCGCGGTGCGCGCCGCTGCGCCAGCCAGCCGCCTGATCGTGGATGCGAATGAGGGCTGGAAGCCAGACGATCTTGCCACCCTGCCGGATGCCTTTGCCCGGCTGGGGGTGGAGATGATCGAACAGCCACTGCCCGCCGGGGCCGATCAGGCGCTGGACGGGTTCAAAGGCCCGATCCGCATCGGTGCTGATGAAAGCGCCCACGGGCTGGACGGGCTGGAAGAATTGGCCCGCCGCTATCAGGTGGTGAATATCAAGCTGGACAAGACCGGCGGTCTGACGGAAGGGCTGGCGGTTAAGGCGCGGGCGCAGGCGCTGGGCCTGGATGTCATGGTCGGCTGCATGGTGGCCACCTCGCTTTCCATGGCGCCGGCCCTGCTGCTGGCACAGGGGGCCGATTACGTGGATCTGGACGGGCCGCTGCTGCTGGCCCGCGATCGGGAGCCGGGTCTGATCTATGACGGCGCGCTGGTCCATCCGGGCGCCGCCGGCGTCTGGGGCTGA